Proteins encoded together in one Lathyrus oleraceus cultivar Zhongwan6 chromosome 5, CAAS_Psat_ZW6_1.0, whole genome shotgun sequence window:
- the LOC127082268 gene encoding ubiquitin domain-containing protein 7SL RNA1 translates to MKIIIATRVNQFSIEVATLETVIEIKKKIEQIHGVPVAYQILTVSGWELVDGLDMEDYPIITEGTKVDLTIRSGESYSINYNKKIQITLKFPSRQTNIEVDQTDTVRSLKEKIHIIANIPIKRMSLFFLGKKLDEDFRNLNEYGICEFSEIIAFLKTTNQSKEPSSKKVSFVVQTSSSLLNAATIPVEMRDISTINDLKQLLIGRKILPVDDYLFIHRQRIMRDSCSLRWHGVENGDYLYVFKGTASRCG, encoded by the coding sequence ATGAAAATTATTATTGCCACAAGAGTTAACCAATTTTCCATTGAAGTGGCTACCCTAGAAACAGTTATTGAAATCAAAAAGAAAATAGAACAAATCCATGGTGTTCCGGTGGCTTACCAAATCCTAACAGTTTCTGGATGGGAACTAGTTGATGGATTAGACATGGAAGATTACCCAATAATCACTGAAGGCACAAAAGTTGATCTCACCATCAGGTCAGGGGAGTCATATTCCATTAACTATAACAAGAAAATCCAAATAACATTAAAGTTTCCATCTAGACAGACTAACATAGAGGTGGACCAGACCGATACCGTTCGTAGCTTGAAGGAAAAAATTCACATCATCGCTAATATCCCCATCAAAAGAATGTCACTTTTCTTTTTGGGAAAGAAACTGGATGAAGATTTTCGAAACCTAAATGAGTATGGTATTTGTGAATTTTCTGAAATTATTGCGTTCCTCAAGACCACGAATCAGTCCAAAGAACCATCATCTAAGAAGGTGAGCTTTGTGGTTCAAACTTCCTCTAGTTTGCTTAATGCAGCCACCATTCCAGTGGAGATGAGGGATATAAGCACTATTAATGACTTGAAGCAGTTGCTCATAGGTAGAAAAATTCTGCCGGTTGATGACTATTTGTTTATACACAGGCAGAGGATTATGCGTGATAGTTGTAGCCTTAGGTGGCACGGAGTTGAAAATGGCGACTATCTCTACGTGTTCAAAGGGACGGCTAGTCGTTGTGGGTAA